One Vespa crabro chromosome 1, iyVesCrab1.2, whole genome shotgun sequence genomic region harbors:
- the LOC124432427 gene encoding frizzled-9-like isoform X2 has product MPLVHYNCSKHLRLFLCAVFAPVCSEHVAMQIPACKSLCLSVRRECEPALTSLTLPWPHMLDCDRFLDRGNTLCVQPPEETLLSEAAVPSVQQQWPTQEQIQPVQTSTGLQNHHQCPPHFVQTPDVQMISCAPRCGTDAYYRAEDKKFAERWMIGWAWLCFLSTLFTLLTFWVEPSRFRYPERPIVFLALCYNLLSVNYIIRGAIGVEILSCVSQLDGPSYVPVHDGLKSIPCTSWWIVKHYLSLASSTWWAILCGCWFLSARNEWSSEALHNIASYLHAVAWGLPLFATGGSLLSRQIVADELTGLCQIADESALWLEVLPHAILIFLGCILAAVAGGALIRVRRAIRSAGRSATKLERLMTRLGIFALLYALPALGSLTCILHESSTRPRWRTLALLAALDCRSAENCVPGPVYRAAGLEVALLRPFLSLVIGVTSGMWVWSGKTCRAWSKLLAAPSKPTRSIPTAQPLTQNVLRNFKPDVNNLP; this is encoded by the exons ATGCCTCTAGTGCATTACAACTGTTCGAAACACTTGAGGCTCTTTCTTTGTGCCGTCTTTGCCCCTGTATGCTCCGAACATGTGGCCATGCAGATACCCGCCTGCaaatctctctgtctttcggTTAGGAGAGAGTGCGAGCCGGCACTGACCAGCCTCACTCTTCCTTGGCCACATATGCTCGACTGCGATCGATTTTTGGATCGAG GTAACACACTTTGCGTTCAACCACCCGAGGAAACTCTTCTCTCGGAAGCCGCCGTTCCGTCTGTTCAACAACAATGGCCAACGCAAGAACAAATTCAGCCTGTTCAAACGTCCACGGGACTGCAGAATCATCATCAGTGTCCGCCTCATTTCGTACAAACGCCGGATGTACAAATG atCTCTTGTGCTCCACGTTGCGGTACTGACGCTTATTATCGTGccgaagataaaaaatttgccGAACGATGGATGATAGGATGGGCATGGCTCTGCTTTTTATCCACCCTTTTCACTCTTTTAACGTTCTGGGTCGAGCCCTCCAGATTCCGTTATCCAGAGAGACCCATAGTATTTTTGGCCCTCTGTTACAACTTATTGTCGGTAAATTATATCATCAGAGGTGCAATCGGTGTCGAAATTCTTAGCTGTGTCAGCCAACTCGATGGACCGAGTTATGTGCCGGTTCACGACGGATTAAAGAGTATTCCTTGTACGAGCTGGTGGATCGTCAAGCATTATCTGAGTTTAGCCAGTAGCACTTGGTGGGCGATATTGTGCGGTTGTTGGTTTCTCAGCGCTAGAAACGAGTGGAGTAGCGAAGCTTTGCACAATATTGCTTCGTATCTACATGCAGTTGCTTGGGGATTACCGCTCTTTGCTACCGGAG GCAGCTTACTTTCTCGTCAGATAGTTGCCGATGAACTTACTGGTCTCTGTCAAATCGCCGATGAATCCGCTTTGTGGCTTGAAGTTTTACCACACGCGATTCTGATCTTTCTTGGTTGCATTTTAGCAGCAGTGGCAGGTGGTGCGTTGATTCGCGTACGACGTGCTATACGTTCGGCCGGTCGTAGCGCGACGAAGTTGGAGAGACTGATGACTCGTCTTGGAATCTTTGCGTTGCTTTACGCCTTACCAGCCCTTGGTAGCTTAACCTGTATTCTACACGAGTCTTCGACAAGACCTCGGTGGCGAACGCTCGCACTTCTCGCTGCTCTTGATTGTCGATCAGCGGAGAACTGTGTACCGGGCCCTGTTTATAGAGCGGCAGGTCTCGAAGTGGCTCTTCTCAGGCCATTTTTGTCTTTGGTCATTGGCGTGACCTCGGGTATGTGGGTCTGGTCTGGCAAAACTTGTAGAGCTTGGAGTAAATTACTCGCAGCTCCTAGTAAACCTACCAGATCGATCCCAACTGCCCAACCTCTGACACAAAATGTTCTTCGGAATTTTAAACCTGATGTAAATAATCTGCCATGA
- the LOC124430114 gene encoding RRP12-like protein isoform X2 has protein sequence MGKIARLNSKSKAKRWPKGQSSNSNPETTKHRERATWMFFKDFGGTPGITTEDLQKHDAMQSILPQIENIDIDEDQVESSTVDSAGTFASTYSNCTNISFNRFLSHFQSKSLIHKEMLAVLSAVTEVIKQNGGAETSTEYFAALMSTLEAVDTDTSVAATLSLLGMGLRTVPKNVLNAQFGPTSQIFLQILTKYIETENFLIIRHCLSCLSLLLRFQEAAVWSNSSTMQILDAILSFSIHIKPKIRKVAQHGICAILKGSDLMRSENCPAYHPAAPQVAKHCVNQLNAACEPGGITNILHTLTLLKDIIHHLPKSYVKTICEGLLSIMGLKNVLITSCCLQTLHGLFVSRPSEVILPSQRNAQIITALYDYQPPANDAQPTLAWLTVMQEAHCNLIQNSMDMCAAIVPRMLEKCIELWLSDKQEVISGTSHTIKILLQDCIGPLCENEEKVKRYKVIMDQIIDMMYKTTKYQYLDRNIPFDNILHLIALLFQITKKIKSPQLLEILKTLAELRESYNFACNAGVEYAIGAAIKALGPRVVLQTLPLQIGKDAINLERSWLLPLLKDCITHGSLSFFTDMLLPLAVICNIKSKEPIGGKTYEFLLTQVWTILPSLCNDADDVKDNFKNIAKLLGTIISGVKDLRLSVMAALRKLITKATEVNNNEDILELARFAKNYLPLLFALYTTKPTGTDEEGHRLATFDTIKIYLTITDKILVNELFDKSLSKLNDVEADDFFKESVYDLIRLLIEYTDIDRLKKFYDLCLPYIEDKTKRKEQKKAYRFIEGLCGSDKEMCKNFVQEHRREIQKMMIASATKLIQTSKGARIRCLTHLVKSHPQLERTKFLQAIIPEAILSLKDINQKCRISAYQLLNVIADKFLEKPEYLKEYIDMVIAGLGGEQKYSSYTLLALASLTYHYNGSLGIETLEEILGHACLLAISSTREIVESALSYIKVYITVMPSLIIAKTLTKIVSALSDMNDDCKRHFRQKVRDIFTKLIRKYSIRTISGMVPVSDTILHKRLKNIHKVEEIKKKSRELKKMKQSEKDTDTDFSAKRRPKSMEDLLADSEEFDDMDEDEPKKNNKKRTSRKEAWIKENEENIVDLIDPTTARNITTTQPGNASNMKEPIKKLKEPKDYGFKTAPDGRIIIKDDNQKDDSDTENTKRKRLLSEDDSNDDDYDDEQDKNSIISSNRKRKHGACSDTTSLKSFAVSKYRAGGSGIHRPLKVQKIEHTPGSEYRAHKAGGDIKKKGKPDPYAYVPLTRAALNKRKKKKMATKLRGIVAGAKKGAQIGMKSKRSNK, from the exons atgggTAAAATAGCGCGATTAAATAGTAAAAGCAAAGCAAAGCGTTGGCCAAAAGGCCAAAGCTCTAATTCAAATCCGGAAACAACAAAGCACCGAGAAAGAGCTACATGGAtgttttttaaagattttggTG GAACGCCGGGTATAACAACAGAAGATTTGCAAAAACATGATGCTATGCAAAGTATTCTACctcaaatagaaaatatagatatcgATGAAGATCAAGTAGAAAGTAGTACAGTCGATTCTGCGGGTACATTTGCAAGCACTTATAGTAACtgtacaaatatttctttcaatcg atttttaagtCACTTTCAATCTAAGTCGTTAATCCATAAGGAGATGTTAGCAGTATTATCAGCAGTTACCGAAGTTATTAAACAAAATGGGGGGGCTGAAACCTCAACCGAGTATTTCGCAGCATtg atGAGTACTCTAGAGGCAGTTGATACGGATACATCCGTTGCTGCCACTCTTTCACTTTTAGGTATGGGATTAAGAACTGTACCTAAAAATGTTCTCAATGCACAATTTGGCCCAACAAGTCAAATCTTTCTCCAAATATTAACAAAGTATATAGAAacagaaaattttctaattataagACAC TGTCTCAGCTGTCTTTCACTGTTGTTACGGTTTCAAGAAGCCGCGGTTTGGTCAAATTCTTCGACAATGCAAATTTTAGACGCCATTTTGTCATTCTCTATTCATATTAAACCTAAAATAAGGAAGGTAGCTCAGCATGGAATATGTGCCATACTTAAag GAAGTGATTTAATGAGAAGTGAAAATTGTCCTGCTTACCATCCGGCTGCACCACAAGTTGCTAAACATTGTGTAAATCAATTGAACGCAGCTTGCGAACCTGGTGGAATAACCAACATCCTTCATACTCTCACGTTACTTAAGGACATTATCCACCATTTACCAAAGTCATACGTAAAG ACTATTTGCGAGGGACTTTTAAGTATTATgggattaaaaaatgttttgataACATCGTGCTGTTTGCAAACGTTGCATGGATTGTTCGTGTCTAGGCCGTCGGAAGTAATATTACCATCGCAAAGAAATGCCCAAATTATAACTGCCCTTTATGATTATCAACCTCCTGCGAATGATGCACAACCAACTCTAGCTTGGTTGACCGTTATGCAAGAGGCTCATTGCAATCTCATTCA aaaTTCTATGGATATGTGTGCTGCCATTGTACCTCgaatgttagaaaaatgtattgAATTGTGGCTCTCTGATAAACAAGAAGTCATATCGGGTACATCTCATActataaaaatacttttacaAGATTGCATTGGGCCGCTATgcgaaaatgaagaaaaagttaaaag ATACAAAGTAATAATGGATCAAATAATAGATATGATGTATAAAACAACGAAGTACCAGTATCTTGACAGGAATATACcatttgataatattcttcATTTAATCGCATTGCTCTTTCAa ataactaaaaaaataaaaagtccACAGCTTTTAGAAATTTTGAAGACATTAGCAGAATTACGGGAATCGTACAACTTTGCATGTAATGCAGGTGTTGAATACGCGATTGGAGCTGCTATAAAAGCACTGGGTCCTCGTGTTGTTTTACAGACCTTACCTTTACAA attgGAAAAGATGCTATAAACTTAGAGAGAAGTTGGCTACTTCCATTGTTGAAAGATTGCATAACTCATGgatcactttctttcttcacaGATATGTTGCTACCATTAGCAGTAATATGCAA CATAAAATCCAAAGAACCAATAGGAGGAAAAACTTATGAATTCCTTCTAACGCAAGTATGGACAATATTGCCAAGTTTATGTAATGATGCTGATGACGTGAAAGACAATTTCAAG AACATCGCTAAATTGTTGGGAACAATTATCAGTGGAGTTAAAGATTTAAGATTATCAGTAATGGCAGCTTTAAGAAAACTGATCACAAAGGCAACAGAAGTTAACAACAATGAAGATATATTGGAACTTGCTCGTTTTGCCAAAAATTATCTACCACTTTTGTTTGCTTTATACACAACTAAACCAACTGGAACGGATGAAGAGGGGCATCGTTTAGCTACATTTGATACGATTAAg ATATATCTGACAATAACAGACAAGATATTGGTAAATGAGCTATTTGATAAATCATTAAGTAAATTGAACGATGTCGAAGCAGAtgattttttcaaagaaagcGTATATGACTTAATAAGATTGTTAATCGAATATACTGACATCGAtagattaaagaaattttacgatTTGTGTCTACCGTACAtagaagataaaacaaaacgaaaggaaCAGAAGAAAGCATACAG atttatagAAGGATTGTGCGGTAGTGATAAAGAAATGTGTAAAAATTTTGTACAAGAACATAGACGAGAAATTCAAAAAATGATGATTGCTTCTGCAACTAAATTAATTCAAACGAGTAAAGga GCCCGTATAAGATGTTTGACACATCTTGTAAAAAGTCACCCACAGTTAGAAAGAACGAAATTTTTACAAGCCATCATTCCGGAAGCGATATTATCCCTAAAGGATATAAATCAGAAATGTCGAATTTCGGCATATCAATTGTTAAACGTCATTGCTGATAAATTTTTGGAAAAGCCTGAATATcttaaagaatatatagaCATGGTAATTGCAGGCTTAGGCGGCGAACAAAAATACAGTAGTTACACTCTACTAGCTCTTGCTTCCCTCACATATCattataatg gtTCCTTGGGTATAGAAACTTTGGAGGAAATATTAGGACATGCGTGTTTGCTTGCAATTAGTTCCACAAGAGAAATAGTAGAATCAGCATTGTCATATATTAAAGTGTATATAACCGTAATGCCGTCTCTGATAATAGCAAAaacattaacgaaaata gtaAGTGCTTTGTCCGATATGAACGATGATTGTAAAAGGCATTTTAGGCAAAAAGTTCGAGATATTTTCACCAAATTGATACGGAAATATAGTATAAGAACCATTTCCGGAATGGTGCCAGTATCAGACACAATACttcataaaagattaaaaaatattcataaagtagaagaaattaaaaagaaaagtagggaattgaagaaaatgaaacagaGTGAAAAGGACACAGACACTGATTTCAGTGCAAAAAGAAGACCAAAAAG catgGAAGATCTCTTGGCAGACAGTGAAGAATTTGATGATATGGATGAGGACGAgccaaaaaagaacaacaaaaagCGAACATCAAGAAAAGAAGCTTGGATcaaagagaacgaagaaaatattgttgATTTGATTGATCCAACAACTGCCAGAAATATAACta CGACTCAACCTGGGAATGCATCCAACATGAAAGAACCCATTAAAAAACTGAAAGAACCAAAAGATTACGGATTTAAAACTGCTCCAGATggacgaattattattaaggatgATAATCAAAAAGATGATAGCGATacggaaaatacaaaaagaaaacgattatTATCCGAGGATGATTCGAATGATGACGATTATg aTGACGAACAGGacaaaaattcaataatatctAGCAATAGAAAGCGAAAACATGGTGCATGTTCCGATACAACAAGTTTAAAGAGTTTTGCTGTATCGAAATATCGAG CTGGAGGTTCAGGTATTCATAGACCACTAAAAGTGCAAAAAATTGAACATACACCTGGTTCGGAATATCGCGCACATAAAGCAGGAGGTGACATCAAGAAGAAGGGCAAACCTGACCCTTATGCTTACGTTCCATTGACAAGAGCTGCTCTAAATAAGCG aaagaagaaaaaaatggcaaCAAAGCTTCGAGGTATCGTTGCTGGAGCTAAGAAAGGAGCACAAATTGGaatgaaaagcaaaagaagtaataaataa
- the LOC124430114 gene encoding RRP12-like protein isoform X1 → MGKIARLNSKSKAKRWPKGQSSNSNPETTKHRERATWMFFKDFGGTPGITTEDLQKHDAMQSILPQIENIDIDEDQVESSTVDSAGTFASTYSNCTNISFNRFLSHFQSKSLIHKEMLAVLSAVTEVIKQNGGAETSTEYFAALMSTLEAVDTDTSVAATLSLLGMGLRTVPKNVLNAQFGPTSQIFLQILTKYIETENFLIIRHCLSCLSLLLRFQEAAVWSNSSTMQILDAILSFSIHIKPKIRKVAQHGICAILKGSDLMRSENCPAYHPAAPQVAKHCVNQLNAACEPGGITNILHTLTLLKDIIHHLPKSYVKTICEGLLSIMGLKNVLITSCCLQTLHGLFVSRPSEVILPSQRNAQIITALYDYQPPANDAQPTLAWLTVMQEAHCNLIQNSMDMCAAIVPRMLEKCIELWLSDKQEVISGTSHTIKILLQDCIGPLCENEEKVKRYKVIMDQIIDMMYKTTKYQYLDRNIPFDNILHLIALLFQITKKIKSPQLLEILKTLAELRESYNFACNAGVEYAIGAAIKALGPRVVLQTLPLQIGKDAINLERSWLLPLLKDCITHGSLSFFTDMLLPLAVICNIKSKEPIGGKTYEFLLTQVWTILPSLCNDADDVKDNFKNIAKLLGTIISGVKDLRLSVMAALRKLITKATEVNNNEDILELARFAKNYLPLLFALYTTKPTGTDEEGHRLATFDTIKIYLTITDKILVNELFDKSLSKLNDVEADDFFKESVYDLIRLLIEYTDIDRLKKFYDLCLPYIEDKTKRKEQKKAYRFIEGLCGSDKEMCKNFVQEHRREIQKMMIASATKLIQTSKGARIRCLTHLVKSHPQLERTKFLQAIIPEAILSLKDINQKCRISAYQLLNVIADKFLEKPEYLKEYIDMVIAGLGGEQKYSSYTLLALASLTYHYNGSLGIETLEEILGHACLLAISSTREIVESALSYIKVYITVMPSLIIAKTLTKIVSALSDMNDDCKRHFRQKVRDIFTKLIRKYSIRTISGMVPVSDTILHKRLKNIHKVEEIKKKSRELKKMKQSEKDTDTDFSAKRRPKSMEDLLADSEEFDDMDEDEPKKNNKKRTSRKEAWIKENEENIVDLIDPTTARNITTTQPGNASNMKEPIKKLKEPKDYGFKTAPDGRIIIKDDNQKDDSDTENTKRKRLLSEDDSNDDDYEDDEQDKNSIISSNRKRKHGACSDTTSLKSFAVSKYRAGGSGIHRPLKVQKIEHTPGSEYRAHKAGGDIKKKGKPDPYAYVPLTRAALNKRKKKKMATKLRGIVAGAKKGAQIGMKSKRSNK, encoded by the exons atgggTAAAATAGCGCGATTAAATAGTAAAAGCAAAGCAAAGCGTTGGCCAAAAGGCCAAAGCTCTAATTCAAATCCGGAAACAACAAAGCACCGAGAAAGAGCTACATGGAtgttttttaaagattttggTG GAACGCCGGGTATAACAACAGAAGATTTGCAAAAACATGATGCTATGCAAAGTATTCTACctcaaatagaaaatatagatatcgATGAAGATCAAGTAGAAAGTAGTACAGTCGATTCTGCGGGTACATTTGCAAGCACTTATAGTAACtgtacaaatatttctttcaatcg atttttaagtCACTTTCAATCTAAGTCGTTAATCCATAAGGAGATGTTAGCAGTATTATCAGCAGTTACCGAAGTTATTAAACAAAATGGGGGGGCTGAAACCTCAACCGAGTATTTCGCAGCATtg atGAGTACTCTAGAGGCAGTTGATACGGATACATCCGTTGCTGCCACTCTTTCACTTTTAGGTATGGGATTAAGAACTGTACCTAAAAATGTTCTCAATGCACAATTTGGCCCAACAAGTCAAATCTTTCTCCAAATATTAACAAAGTATATAGAAacagaaaattttctaattataagACAC TGTCTCAGCTGTCTTTCACTGTTGTTACGGTTTCAAGAAGCCGCGGTTTGGTCAAATTCTTCGACAATGCAAATTTTAGACGCCATTTTGTCATTCTCTATTCATATTAAACCTAAAATAAGGAAGGTAGCTCAGCATGGAATATGTGCCATACTTAAag GAAGTGATTTAATGAGAAGTGAAAATTGTCCTGCTTACCATCCGGCTGCACCACAAGTTGCTAAACATTGTGTAAATCAATTGAACGCAGCTTGCGAACCTGGTGGAATAACCAACATCCTTCATACTCTCACGTTACTTAAGGACATTATCCACCATTTACCAAAGTCATACGTAAAG ACTATTTGCGAGGGACTTTTAAGTATTATgggattaaaaaatgttttgataACATCGTGCTGTTTGCAAACGTTGCATGGATTGTTCGTGTCTAGGCCGTCGGAAGTAATATTACCATCGCAAAGAAATGCCCAAATTATAACTGCCCTTTATGATTATCAACCTCCTGCGAATGATGCACAACCAACTCTAGCTTGGTTGACCGTTATGCAAGAGGCTCATTGCAATCTCATTCA aaaTTCTATGGATATGTGTGCTGCCATTGTACCTCgaatgttagaaaaatgtattgAATTGTGGCTCTCTGATAAACAAGAAGTCATATCGGGTACATCTCATActataaaaatacttttacaAGATTGCATTGGGCCGCTATgcgaaaatgaagaaaaagttaaaag ATACAAAGTAATAATGGATCAAATAATAGATATGATGTATAAAACAACGAAGTACCAGTATCTTGACAGGAATATACcatttgataatattcttcATTTAATCGCATTGCTCTTTCAa ataactaaaaaaataaaaagtccACAGCTTTTAGAAATTTTGAAGACATTAGCAGAATTACGGGAATCGTACAACTTTGCATGTAATGCAGGTGTTGAATACGCGATTGGAGCTGCTATAAAAGCACTGGGTCCTCGTGTTGTTTTACAGACCTTACCTTTACAA attgGAAAAGATGCTATAAACTTAGAGAGAAGTTGGCTACTTCCATTGTTGAAAGATTGCATAACTCATGgatcactttctttcttcacaGATATGTTGCTACCATTAGCAGTAATATGCAA CATAAAATCCAAAGAACCAATAGGAGGAAAAACTTATGAATTCCTTCTAACGCAAGTATGGACAATATTGCCAAGTTTATGTAATGATGCTGATGACGTGAAAGACAATTTCAAG AACATCGCTAAATTGTTGGGAACAATTATCAGTGGAGTTAAAGATTTAAGATTATCAGTAATGGCAGCTTTAAGAAAACTGATCACAAAGGCAACAGAAGTTAACAACAATGAAGATATATTGGAACTTGCTCGTTTTGCCAAAAATTATCTACCACTTTTGTTTGCTTTATACACAACTAAACCAACTGGAACGGATGAAGAGGGGCATCGTTTAGCTACATTTGATACGATTAAg ATATATCTGACAATAACAGACAAGATATTGGTAAATGAGCTATTTGATAAATCATTAAGTAAATTGAACGATGTCGAAGCAGAtgattttttcaaagaaagcGTATATGACTTAATAAGATTGTTAATCGAATATACTGACATCGAtagattaaagaaattttacgatTTGTGTCTACCGTACAtagaagataaaacaaaacgaaaggaaCAGAAGAAAGCATACAG atttatagAAGGATTGTGCGGTAGTGATAAAGAAATGTGTAAAAATTTTGTACAAGAACATAGACGAGAAATTCAAAAAATGATGATTGCTTCTGCAACTAAATTAATTCAAACGAGTAAAGga GCCCGTATAAGATGTTTGACACATCTTGTAAAAAGTCACCCACAGTTAGAAAGAACGAAATTTTTACAAGCCATCATTCCGGAAGCGATATTATCCCTAAAGGATATAAATCAGAAATGTCGAATTTCGGCATATCAATTGTTAAACGTCATTGCTGATAAATTTTTGGAAAAGCCTGAATATcttaaagaatatatagaCATGGTAATTGCAGGCTTAGGCGGCGAACAAAAATACAGTAGTTACACTCTACTAGCTCTTGCTTCCCTCACATATCattataatg gtTCCTTGGGTATAGAAACTTTGGAGGAAATATTAGGACATGCGTGTTTGCTTGCAATTAGTTCCACAAGAGAAATAGTAGAATCAGCATTGTCATATATTAAAGTGTATATAACCGTAATGCCGTCTCTGATAATAGCAAAaacattaacgaaaata gtaAGTGCTTTGTCCGATATGAACGATGATTGTAAAAGGCATTTTAGGCAAAAAGTTCGAGATATTTTCACCAAATTGATACGGAAATATAGTATAAGAACCATTTCCGGAATGGTGCCAGTATCAGACACAATACttcataaaagattaaaaaatattcataaagtagaagaaattaaaaagaaaagtagggaattgaagaaaatgaaacagaGTGAAAAGGACACAGACACTGATTTCAGTGCAAAAAGAAGACCAAAAAG catgGAAGATCTCTTGGCAGACAGTGAAGAATTTGATGATATGGATGAGGACGAgccaaaaaagaacaacaaaaagCGAACATCAAGAAAAGAAGCTTGGATcaaagagaacgaagaaaatattgttgATTTGATTGATCCAACAACTGCCAGAAATATAACta CGACTCAACCTGGGAATGCATCCAACATGAAAGAACCCATTAAAAAACTGAAAGAACCAAAAGATTACGGATTTAAAACTGCTCCAGATggacgaattattattaaggatgATAATCAAAAAGATGATAGCGATacggaaaatacaaaaagaaaacgattatTATCCGAGGATGATTCGAATGATGACGATTATg aagaTGACGAACAGGacaaaaattcaataatatctAGCAATAGAAAGCGAAAACATGGTGCATGTTCCGATACAACAAGTTTAAAGAGTTTTGCTGTATCGAAATATCGAG CTGGAGGTTCAGGTATTCATAGACCACTAAAAGTGCAAAAAATTGAACATACACCTGGTTCGGAATATCGCGCACATAAAGCAGGAGGTGACATCAAGAAGAAGGGCAAACCTGACCCTTATGCTTACGTTCCATTGACAAGAGCTGCTCTAAATAAGCG aaagaagaaaaaaatggcaaCAAAGCTTCGAGGTATCGTTGCTGGAGCTAAGAAAGGAGCACAAATTGGaatgaaaagcaaaagaagtaataaataa
- the LOC124432427 gene encoding frizzled-9-like isoform X1: protein MIHIWRTISLLSAVFVLARAWGINHAGQAGTNTKCERLSVSFCHGLRYNLTAMPNFMGHEDQLQAERGLATLMPLVHYNCSKHLRLFLCAVFAPVCSEHVAMQIPACKSLCLSVRRECEPALTSLTLPWPHMLDCDRFLDRGNTLCVQPPEETLLSEAAVPSVQQQWPTQEQIQPVQTSTGLQNHHQCPPHFVQTPDVQMISCAPRCGTDAYYRAEDKKFAERWMIGWAWLCFLSTLFTLLTFWVEPSRFRYPERPIVFLALCYNLLSVNYIIRGAIGVEILSCVSQLDGPSYVPVHDGLKSIPCTSWWIVKHYLSLASSTWWAILCGCWFLSARNEWSSEALHNIASYLHAVAWGLPLFATGGSLLSRQIVADELTGLCQIADESALWLEVLPHAILIFLGCILAAVAGGALIRVRRAIRSAGRSATKLERLMTRLGIFALLYALPALGSLTCILHESSTRPRWRTLALLAALDCRSAENCVPGPVYRAAGLEVALLRPFLSLVIGVTSGMWVWSGKTCRAWSKLLAAPSKPTRSIPTAQPLTQNVLRNFKPDVNNLP from the exons ATGATACATATTTGGAGAAcgatctcgttattatcggcgGTGTTTGTCCTCGCAAGAGCGTGGGGCATTAATCACGCTGGTCAAGCGGGCACGAATACGAAATGCGAGAGACTCAGCGTTTCGTTTTGCCATGGACTGCGTTACAATCTCACTGCCATGCCGAATTTTATGGGCCACGAGGATCAGTTGCAAGCGGAACGTGGC ctAGCGACACTGATGCCTCTAGTGCATTACAACTGTTCGAAACACTTGAGGCTCTTTCTTTGTGCCGTCTTTGCCCCTGTATGCTCCGAACATGTGGCCATGCAGATACCCGCCTGCaaatctctctgtctttcggTTAGGAGAGAGTGCGAGCCGGCACTGACCAGCCTCACTCTTCCTTGGCCACATATGCTCGACTGCGATCGATTTTTGGATCGAG GTAACACACTTTGCGTTCAACCACCCGAGGAAACTCTTCTCTCGGAAGCCGCCGTTCCGTCTGTTCAACAACAATGGCCAACGCAAGAACAAATTCAGCCTGTTCAAACGTCCACGGGACTGCAGAATCATCATCAGTGTCCGCCTCATTTCGTACAAACGCCGGATGTACAAATG atCTCTTGTGCTCCACGTTGCGGTACTGACGCTTATTATCGTGccgaagataaaaaatttgccGAACGATGGATGATAGGATGGGCATGGCTCTGCTTTTTATCCACCCTTTTCACTCTTTTAACGTTCTGGGTCGAGCCCTCCAGATTCCGTTATCCAGAGAGACCCATAGTATTTTTGGCCCTCTGTTACAACTTATTGTCGGTAAATTATATCATCAGAGGTGCAATCGGTGTCGAAATTCTTAGCTGTGTCAGCCAACTCGATGGACCGAGTTATGTGCCGGTTCACGACGGATTAAAGAGTATTCCTTGTACGAGCTGGTGGATCGTCAAGCATTATCTGAGTTTAGCCAGTAGCACTTGGTGGGCGATATTGTGCGGTTGTTGGTTTCTCAGCGCTAGAAACGAGTGGAGTAGCGAAGCTTTGCACAATATTGCTTCGTATCTACATGCAGTTGCTTGGGGATTACCGCTCTTTGCTACCGGAG GCAGCTTACTTTCTCGTCAGATAGTTGCCGATGAACTTACTGGTCTCTGTCAAATCGCCGATGAATCCGCTTTGTGGCTTGAAGTTTTACCACACGCGATTCTGATCTTTCTTGGTTGCATTTTAGCAGCAGTGGCAGGTGGTGCGTTGATTCGCGTACGACGTGCTATACGTTCGGCCGGTCGTAGCGCGACGAAGTTGGAGAGACTGATGACTCGTCTTGGAATCTTTGCGTTGCTTTACGCCTTACCAGCCCTTGGTAGCTTAACCTGTATTCTACACGAGTCTTCGACAAGACCTCGGTGGCGAACGCTCGCACTTCTCGCTGCTCTTGATTGTCGATCAGCGGAGAACTGTGTACCGGGCCCTGTTTATAGAGCGGCAGGTCTCGAAGTGGCTCTTCTCAGGCCATTTTTGTCTTTGGTCATTGGCGTGACCTCGGGTATGTGGGTCTGGTCTGGCAAAACTTGTAGAGCTTGGAGTAAATTACTCGCAGCTCCTAGTAAACCTACCAGATCGATCCCAACTGCCCAACCTCTGACACAAAATGTTCTTCGGAATTTTAAACCTGATGTAAATAATCTGCCATGA